In Gossypium hirsutum isolate 1008001.06 chromosome D06, Gossypium_hirsutum_v2.1, whole genome shotgun sequence, one genomic interval encodes:
- the LOC121218441 gene encoding RING-H2 finger protein ATL51-like: MEEKNEGMRGGDERMELWERVFIERREGKGEKEDSLLLEVIMGWATWPGPTACLKNGRVRVKILLEILDLSIIKTIPTLIYSDIARASNFTPLTCVVCLSEFKKNDEKARVLPNCNHAFHVDCIDIWFYTHSNCPLCRAPV, translated from the coding sequence ATGGAAGAAAAAAATGAAGGTATGAGAGGTGGAGACGAAAGGATGGAATTGTGGGAGAGGGTTTTTATAGAGAGAAGAGAAGGAAAAGGGGAAAAGGAAGATTCCTTGctattagaggtgatcatgggttgggctactTGGCCTGGCCCGACGGCTTGcctgaaaaatgggagggttcgggtaaaaatattgCTTGAAATTTTGGATCTTTCTATCATTAAAACAATCCCCACCCTTATTTACTCTGACATAGCCAGGGCCAGCAATTTCACTCCACTTACTTGCGTCGTTTGCTTGTCCGAGTTCAAAAAAAACGACGAGAAAGCCCGCGTTTTGCCCAATTGCAACCATGCCTTCCACGTTGACTGCATTGACATATGGTTTTATACTCACTCTAACTGTCCACTGTGTAGAGCTCCAGTTTAG
- the LOC121218627 gene encoding metal transporter Nramp5-like: protein MVKYCLWILAEIAIIAVDIPKVIGIAFGLKILFNIPVWVGVLLTDLSTLLLLGLQRYGVRKLEMLIAVLVFIMAGCFFREMSYVKPPASGVVKGMFVPKLNGQGATGDAIALLGAIFMP from the exons ATGGTGAAATATTGCTTATGGATACTAGCAGAGATTGCTATCATAGCTGTTGATATACCTAAAG TGATTGGTATAGCCTTTGGATTGAAGATACTATTTAACATCCCAGTATGGGTTGGAGTTTTATTGACGGATTTAAGCACTCTTCTCCTCCTTGGCCTGCAGAGATATGGA GTGAGGAAGCTAGAAATGCTGATAGCGGTGCTGGTGTTTATAATGGCGGGATGTTTCTTTAGAGAAATGAGTTACGTAAAGCCACCAGCATCAGGTGTGGTTAAAGGCATGTTTGTTCCTAAACTTAATGGCCAAGGAGCCACCGGCGATGCCATTGCCCTCTTGGGTGCCATTTTTATGCCGTAA